Proteins from one Panicum virgatum strain AP13 chromosome 7K, P.virgatum_v5, whole genome shotgun sequence genomic window:
- the LOC120640610 gene encoding 40S ribosomal protein S8, which produces MGISRDSMHKRRATGGKQKAWRKKRKYELGRQPANTKLSSNKTVRRVRVRGGNVKWRALRLDTGNYSWGSEAVTRKTRILDVVYNASNNELVRTQTLVKSAIVQVDAAPFKQWYLTHYGVDIGRKKKAPAAKKDAAEGQEGEATAEETKKSNHVQRKLEKRQQGRTLDPHIEEQFGSGRLLACIASRPGQCGRADGYILEGKELEFYMKKLQRKKGKGAAA; this is translated from the exons ATGG GAATCTCGCGTGACTCGATGCACAAGCGCCGGGCCACCGGTGGGAAGCAGAAGGCCTGGAGGAAGAAGCGAAA GTATGAACTCGGGCGCCAGCCTGCTAACACCAAGCTGTCCAGCAACAAGACAGTGAGGAGGGTCCGTGTCCGTGGAGGTAATGTGAAGTGGAGGGCTCTACGCCTGGATACTGGTAACTACTCATGGGGTAGTGAGGCTGTTACTCGCAAGACCCGTATCCTGGATGTTGTCTACAACGCGTCAAACAATGAGCTTGTTCGGACCCAGACCCTTGTGAAGAGCGCCATTGTGCAAGTTGATGCTGCCCCATTCAAGCAGTGGTACCTTACTCACTATGGAGTGGACATTGGTAGGAAGAAGAAGGCCCCGGCTGCTAAGAAGGATGCTGCTGAG GGTCAAGAGGGTGAGGCCACAGCTGAGGAAACAAAAAAGAGTAACCATGTCCAGAGGAAGCTTGAGAAGCGCCAGCAGGGACGCACACTTGACCCGCACATTGAGGAGCAATTTGGCAGCGGAAGGTTGTTGGCATGCATTGCTTCTCGCCCTGGGCAGTGTGGCCGAGCTGACGG TTACATCCTTGAGGGTAAAGAGCTCGAGTTCTACATGAAGAAGCTCCAGAGGAAGAAGGGCAAGGGTGCCGCAGCTTAG